Part of the Oncorhynchus masou masou isolate Uvic2021 chromosome 18, UVic_Omas_1.1, whole genome shotgun sequence genome, gactggacaACCAGGCATATTGCCCTTTGCCCTTTAGCCTCTGCACTTCAGGACCAGTACTAGACATGTCCCAAGCCAGGCTCCTCAAAACATCATCCCAAAATTAATGTAGTAGTACTTTCATTATATTTGTGCGGTAGGCTATTCAAACATGTTAATGGCAATACAAATAGCTGACACAAGGATACAAAGGCGACAAACCTGCTCACGTTATTATATAGAGTCCAAGACAGTTGGGCTTGTGATAATATTTCCATCATTTTTTATAGCAAGAAAAGGACAAATAGGGCCAACTGCTTTTAGGCATACTCGGCTTATGAAAGCTAGTTGGTCATCTAGCACCTTGTCTTTTTGCGCCTGACACACTGACTAATATGTCATGTGGACTAATATCATCAAAGAGTTACTAAATTATCTCTGTATACTATTTATCATCATTAttgtcatcatcctcatcatcctcataaTCTCTGTCAACAACCCACAGCTCTCACGTTGCTGGTTGTGGTTGTTCCCAGTCGAGAATAGTGAGTTATCTCATGGTTGCTCTCTATATGGCCAATTAGGAGCAGGCCCCAATCTTGAACCGCATTAGGTTACTAAAATATAAGCTGTATACCAATGGGGGGTTAAGGGAAATATAAaatgatcgagagagagagagtgagatgaggaaggaaggaaagagcaaGGCAGCAAAAACAGCACTGTTCACCAGACATTGGGGCGGGGATGAGTGTGGCTCCTGGCTTTCACTATTGCCGACAATGGAAGAAAGAGGGGCATGATCTGTTCAACATACATTTGAGTCTATATACACAGCAATTCCACACACAGAACaattatatattttacatttttacgCATTAATGATGACTGATATGGCAGTTGTTTGTCCTGTGGCACATTATCCACAAGAGCGAATACAACATAGCCTCTTTCCATCCATCTCATACCACGAAACGCATCATTGGAATCAATAACTGATTTTTGGCAGCTCGGCAGACAGAATGAAAGAAACGGAAACCAATCAAACATGCCTTTAATCGCATCCCCGACGGTGTTTCAGTGCTGAAAATGACGCGTTTGGACATGCTAGGCAAAGATATACCTCCATTTCTGAATGTATGGAAGAAAAAGGACGATTTGATGAAACACAAACAGCACCAGACAACTACTACTACATTCGTATAAACGAATAGCCTCGACGCACTACCTGTATTTGTCCATGATTTTGAGACATGCCTATGTTCATAAAAACATCCGCAGTTTGCATTAAGATATCTCGATGGTTAACTCTCATCATGGCATAGGATATAAACTACTCGGTATATGGACAACAGAAATACACAGAACGGGTTCGAAAATTGCATGTCACACATTTTGGATACAATTTAGTCCAGAGACAAACAAGAGACAAGAATGGTGATAAGAATATTCTTGGAATTGGTTGCTTCCTAAAGGTAGCATATAGGCTACGATTTATTCGTTTATTATAGGCTTATAATAAACTAGGTACTGCATATAACGGCTACATATGCTGTTAAATGTAGACAACAttatatttatctctctctctctctctaggtatcaCCTCACCTAACTGTATGCAAACGCAAAAGGGAGCGAGCGCGCGCGCCCTAAATAAATCGCGGTGTGTGTTGCTAACGCACCTGTCAATGCCTGACATTCCGAGCATtgaatcatttattttatttatttccctCCCTCCAAAACGCTTTCCCCCTCCCTTCCGACAATACAATAAACATAACTCGTTATCGGCTACACACAAACGCGCACACATTTTCACGGACTCATTTGGACCGTTACAATAACGCGTGCATATTTTCTCAATTCATGCCATAAAAAATTGGGTTGCGAGGAGTGGTGGAAGTTCCATCCTTACCACATTCATCACGCGACATCCATATTGTTCAAATCTGACGTTAAATATTCTTCGGATCCATCTCCGCTGATTTTGCCTCTTTCAAAAACCCGGATATATGgttccccccgtctctctcctttcCACAAACGGCATAAGGGAGCGGGGAGCAACGCTACACCACCTTACCATAGCATCCCCCTCTGTCGGATTGGAAGGTAATGGGTCTTAAAGAAACATTCTCTCAGCATTCTCCGCATCTCTCTGTGATTtacgcgcgcgcgcacacgcacgtacacacacacacacacacacacaggccaaacAAACACCTGATTAATTATAGTCTACTGTAAATGGCTATGAGAGACAGCTAggccatgttgacagacagacaaactTAACCATCGTACATGGACCACACCATGCATAATGGAGACTTGCGACATCCTCAATATGATACGAACAGAACGAATGAAAGTGAACCTGGTGTGCATTAGGCGAGTTGGCACATAGTTTATAGCCCTTCTGAGACACATATCACCTATGTTCTGGTGTCACAAATGTGCGCGATTTGACTTCACCAGATAAGTCATTTTTGTGATGGTGTAACCATATCAGAATTAGGCCGCAGGAAGGAGGAGATGCGGTGCAATCAAAAGCTACACGCTACTTGTACAAACAACACTTTTAGTTTTGAACATAGGCCATGATATTTGTATTTTCACTCACGACACCAATCAAGAGTGAATATGTAGCAGAATGTACATTTCTAAATAGTTGTTTGTGCCTTGATCTGACCCGGCCAGTTCTTTGCATAGCAATGAAATTAGATGACACGTATTTATGTTGCTAATATTATGCAGGAGtaagtgttttattttatttgaagacATACACGACACAAAAGTATGTGAAACTATCCATTCCGTGCTGAGCATGGTAAGAAAACCAATACAGGCAATACAATATGACAAGAATGCTATTATATGTTTATTACATCAAGTGAGCAGTTTGTACATTTAGTTACCATGTTGTTTTATGGATATGTTGACGTGTGAGTAGAACCATATaccatgtatatacagtatactagcCTATGTTCAATTTCATTGCATGTTCCtgtaaaacaaataaacaaacaagacATTGTTTGATATATAGGTTTATGAAGACATTGATAGCATATCTCAGGTAAACAGATGAGCCGGGTTGAGTCGGAAAACAGAAGGTAGGGCTGTCTTTAAGAGCGAGGAAGCCCGGCAAGaggtgatgtaatgtgttctcaGACAATGATGTCATCGACTGAGACACAGCAAGGATTTAAAGTGACAAAGACCTTATTAAAAACCCAGTTCCATTCTGCGTTAGGCCTGGTCAGAGAAGAGTTAATCAGAGGAGTAGCAGTCTAAAGGACCAGTGTTGAGGAAAGAAAGCGCTATtgatgaaaggagaggaaatatGTCATATATATTCGTAATGTTATAATAACACAGCCTTAGTGCAACATATGGTAATGCCGGACATACGTTTATTAATTAGGACATTTGAGATACAAAACGCGAGCACAATTCATGTTATATAGTGAGAACAATAATACGTGTTATTGGTGAACAATGAACAACCATCCAACTGTGATACATAGGGGTGTATTTGCTCAGTGTTAGATATGTAAACCGGGTGGCATAATTGTGTAACCTCGGCCGTTTGACATGTACTGTGCATGCGTTTATTGCTAGTACTGTACCCTACATTGTATTCATATGATCACAGTATATACGCACATGCAGGTCTTGTGGTGAATTCCATTTTCTGTTGGTAGCATATCCTGATTATCGATTTCTTTTCTGATCACACGCTTTTTCCGGACTTAACCTTTAAAATAACTTTAGATGTTGAACTGTTTTCATTGGGAAACATCATCATCATTCTCCTTTCCCAgatatctctcttctcttctcctcaatACACTATTTCTCTCTATCACTTTCACCCCCCCCATCTAGCTCACTCCAGTCTCTGTTGTACTACATCTTCCTTGTCATCCTCCATTTTTGTAGTCCCTCTATAAACTTGTCCGCAGCACTGTTACTCTGCCTCTTCCAAATGAGGCACTTCGATCCGCCCTTTCCTCCTCGTACAGGCCTAGCGAGTTGGTTTTGGATGGGCTCCGTCTATTTTGGACCGCGTGGTTTCTCTCTCCACTTACACTGCTATTGGCCACCTTCAACTCTCCAGTTCCCTCCTGTTCTACCTTCATATCTACTGTTCCACAATTCTCTTGTCCTGTTTCTGCCCTTCCACACATATGCATAAAGGGGACCTGTTCTGATTCAGGATGATTCCACGATTCGGGATTAGGTCTCCTCCATTCTTGACTTTGCATGATTTTCCCTTGACTCTCCTGAGATGGTTCCTCTGTTGCTTTGGGCAAAGCGTCATTGTCAGATATCTCTTCATAGATGCATAGGTCATGTCCTGGTTTGGATGAGACGCACAATGTTTGATTAGCAGATAGTGGTGCGTTCCGGTCCTTAGATGTTAAATCTTGCGGCTCATTGGTTGTCGTGATGTCTCCGCTATCGTCTGTGGCTATACCATGACTTGTGGACGATTCTGAATGGTGACAACCTTCGATTTGTTGGTCTGTTGGTCTTACCACCCTATAGGTCACTTCATCTGCTGTTGAAATGTCATTGGTTGCCCCCTCAATCTCTTCTCCTTGATTGGATACTGATTGCCCATCAGTCATTGTAATGTCCGTGTCTGACAGATTGATGTCACTTGTGATTTTATAGAAGAGTGAATGATTTTCCAACATTTTCTCTAAACTTTCACTGACAGAAAACATGTCACCATTGGAATCAGTTCCTACATCATGAGCTGTTGGATCATTGTCCACATTCAAGGTTTCCTTTTGGCACAATGTCTCTATTCCGTGGTCTCGTAAAGGTATGAACTCTCGCCACTGATTGGTTGAGAGGAACCATTCTGCTTTCAGATTGGTGGACAGAGAACTGCTTTCAACGTGATAGGATAAGAGTTCCTTTTGGTCTTCTTCCTGTTCTTTGTCTTCACACCTCTTGAATTGCAGGCCTCCATCAGTTTGGTATACAGTCATCGAGGAGATCTTATTGGAGGAAGTGGATGGTGCCTTTTCTTTTTTACATTTCATGATACCCTTTCTGTCACCGTGACCTTTGTGCAGTGTTTTGTTCCCAATATGACCCTCATGACCTTTAATGTGCCCCTTCCCCTCATCTTCATAAAGAGTTTTCTCTCCAGGGGTCGGAGGTTCTACTGTCCTGTTACTACGTAGAGCCCTCCCGTCACCATGACACCAGCCTCCGCAGACATCCTCACAAGGCCCAGAAACTGAAAAGTACAAACATTTCTGGAATTGGTGTGATTCTCTGACAGTAGAAGAGCATAGACTGTATAATTACCGAGAGCAAACAAAGCAGAAAGCGCAAACTTTCAGCATACATTTATCAAAATAACTCATATCACATCAAGCCAACATGAGTGTTTGTACTTAGGACATTATGagtgattcagaggggttaaatgcggaagacacatttcagctgaatgcattcagttgtacaactgactacaTATCCCCCTTTCTCTTACCTGGCATCTCCCGGCTCTTTCTGGCCTTGTCATAGGTCTTCTGTGTAGAAGGGGTGTTGTGGAgctcctgtctctccatcctggtCAGTGGATGTCCGGGCACCACGGCACTCTCTCTGACTGCACtaagtgagagaggggaggagattcagagggagagagagagagagagagagaggcacagggtGGCGGAGGGACAAAAAGAGGAGATGGAAGGAAAGCCCCTGAGATTAAAGCTAGATTCGTAGATGCATGCAAACTCATAAAGAAAACACATGACAAGAACGTATAGCAACACAGAGACAGGTATACACAatctatcagtggaggctggtgggaggagctataggaggaccggctcactgtaatggctggaatggagtaaatggaacagagtcaaacgcGGCTTCCATGTGTTTAATGTGTTTAATACCGTTACATTTATTCAATTCCAGCCAGTCATCAATGACCTCCGTCCTCCCATAgctccccccaccagcctccactgcaatctatctatgtacagtataatatatagaGTAATTGATATCCCTTCTAATAAGTGTCTCTCTACATAGTTAAACACACTGATCTGTCACAGAAGGGATTCATCATAACCCAGCataaatacacacgcacacacacacacacacacacgcacgcacacgcacacacacacacacgcacacacacacacacacacacacacacacacacacgcacacacacacacacactgaatgaacaatgaaccccACCTCCGGATGACTCTCTCCCTGATCCTCTCCACACGTCTCAGTTTGGCCTCTCTCTGCTCAGGGGTGAGGTCAGGGTCCGGGGCAGATGTTAGGAGAGTGGCGTGTCCCTCAACCTGTGACATGAAAGCCACAATCCTGAGTCTTTGTCTGTGTTTCATGGATCATTCATAAGTTATATTCTTTCGGAATCAATGGGTGTATATCATTACTTGAAATTGCAGTTGAACAGAAGGAAATCATCCAAATTGTGACTTTGAGCTTTGTGATATGCTTAGCTGTACAATAGTAAAAGGTGAAACTGTCATTAGGGATGACCTAATGTCacacacaggaggctgctgaggggaggacggctcataataacgacccggaacggagcgaatgggctggcatcaaacacctggaaaccatggaaaccatgtgtttgacgtatttgataccattctgctccagccattaccaccagcccgtcctctccaattaaggtgccaccagcctcctgtggtgtcGCAGTTGTTTGGCCATCACTGGCTAATTAGTTTGTAAAAAGCCTTTATTAGAATGTGACTCGTGTTTCATAACTGAAATAAGAGATGAGATGAAATGAACTGTACTCATCtcaccttctcttcctccctctgacaTCCTCCCAACACTTCTCTTGTAGTGTCATGACCCCTATCCTCCTTTCTTACCCTGGGATCAGATGCCCCGCCTCCAATAGAGGCCACACCCCCATTGCCCACAACGGCCCAGTCTTGACCCTGCTGGGGCCTCAGGGCCTCCACAGCAGACTCTGTGTTGGACGCCTCTTTCCAGGGGTCCTCTCTGAAGGATCTGGTGGTGACATTGTGGCTCTGCTGGGCCCTAGTTGCATTGAGCCCATAGGAGTTCTGCTCTTGCCTCGCTGAAGCTAGCTCCTGTAGAGCCCTAGCCAACCGTTTGGCCGGCGGCTGCTCCTggctcatctctctcatctctgcctGGGACCAATTGGAATTTTTATCAGGCATCTCAAATAACTGCCTTCTAGATGCTTTCTGGGGTATTTGCTTGCTTTGCTCTGTCAATCTTCCTGAGGAATCTGCTCAGGCAGCGGAGTGGCCAACTCGGGAGGGGGGTCCTCGACAGAAACGCGTCGGGCAACCAGAGAGGACGGCAAGACGGCTGTGAGGACTCTAGTCACCCTCAGAGGAAAGGGGGCCTAAAACAAAAAAATTACTCATTCACATGTTTAGGCCTGCATATATGCATATATGAAGTTTATTTCCAAATAATATTCACAAGTTTttcttcatgtgtgtgtaaaatactaCTGTTCTAAGATTTTTTTATTCGtagataaaaacatttttttgttgttgcaaaactctacacatccattgtttagctggaatggaatgtttgtatactgtatattggacacggtgccttcagaaagtgttcatacacctggatttattccacattttgttgtgttacagcctgaattcaacattgaTTGAATCCATTTTTCCCTCCCCAATCtatacacaacaccccataacgacaaagggaaaacatatttttagaattgttttaaaTTGTATTGAAAATggaatatctcatttacataagtattcacatcacTGAGTCAATACGTGttagaatcatctttggcagcgattacagctgtgactcTTTTTAGGTAAGAAAAGCTAAAAGCTTTGCATACCAGGATTGTACAATAttgttcaagctctgtcaaattggtagaccgctgcgccactcgggggaggccattctgtttgtttttttatccccccccaaaaaatccctAGTCCaagccgatgacaagcatacccataacaggatgcagtcaccaccatgcttgaaaatatggagagtggtactcagtgatgtgttgtgttggatttgccccaaacataacgctttatATTCAGGAAATAAAgctaatttctttgccacattttttgcagttttccattagtgccttattgcaaacagaatgcatgttttggagtaatattattctgtacaggcatccttcttttcactcagtcatttaggttggtattgtggagtaactacattgttgttgatccatcctcagttttctcctatcacaacaattaaactctgtaactgttttaatgtcaccattggcctcatggtgaaatcgtAGAGTGGTTTCCGtcctctccggcaactaagtcaggaaggacgcctgtatatttgtagtgactgggtgtgttgatacaccatcctaagtgtaattaataacgtcaccatgctcaaagagatatcaaatgtctgcttttttttttttttttttacccatctaccaataggtgcccttctttgcgaggcattggaaaacctccctggtcttcgtGGTTGAagctgtgtttgaaattcactgcttgactgagggacaatgcagtccatgcaacttatgtgacttgttaattaagcacatttttactcctgaatttatttaggcttgccacattgtttactccatgtgtaactctgtgttgttgtctgttcacactgctatgctttatcttggccaggtcgcagttgtaaatgagaacttgttctcaactagcctacctggttaaataaaggtgaaataaataaataaatagaaaataaCAAGGGAGTTGTTCttcttgactcaagacattttagcttttcattttttataaaaaataaaataatttctgaaaacacaattccacttatgggttaattgaatgtaggccagtgacatcaCATCtacatgtaatacattttaaattcaggctgtaacattacaaaatgtgaaagaaaagtcaaggggtgtgaacactttctgaaggcactgtatgtggttgtctcacttaGCTACCTTAAAATCAATGCCCTAACTGCAAGTCGCTTCGGATAAGAGAGTCTTGCAAAataactaaaatgtcaaatgtaaatgttttacacaCAGATCTCATATTATtgatcatttgatttgatttgaattctaTGGATAATAAGCGTCTTGGAATGAAACTtcatattaacatacagtagtgtgtacactgagtatacaaaacattaagaacactatttccatgacagactgaccaggtgaattcaggtgaaagctatgatcccttattgatgtcccttGTTAAATCCACCTGAGTCAGTGTAAATGAAGAAGGGTGGGGGGCAGGTtaataaagaaggattttaagcgTTGAGACCATAAAGACATGGACTGTGTACATGCGCCATTCAGAGGGagaacgggcaagacaaaacgGTAGTGCCTTTGAAAAGGATGTCTGATAGTacgtgccaggcacaccggtttgtgtcaagaactacaacgctgctgggttttttccACTCAACagttttcctgtgtgtgtcaagaatggtccaacactcaaaggacatccagccaacttcacacaactgtgggaagtattagagtcaacatgggccagcatccctgtggaacactttcgacaccttgtagagtccatgcccagatgaattgaggctgttctgagggcaaaagggggggggAGTACAACTCAATATGAGGAAGATGTtccttaatgtttggtatactcagcgCACTGTATATATCCATACAATGTTGGATCATAGGTTCACATACATATTGGATCATACATAAATCCATTACACACTAATCCTCATAGAACCAACCTCTTCTTTCGGTTCTGAACTTTGATACTGGGTTTGGCTGGTGGGACCGGACATAGGCGGTTTCCTCCGACTGGCTACCCTTTCCTGATGTCTCCTCATCCTCTCAATCTGCTCCTCTTCACTCATCCTTCCCTTCTGAGGGGAAAAAAAGGAGGCTCTAGCACAACGTGTACGACTCCAATACACAGAAGTCATGACTGGTTGTCGCGAACGACTGAGAATGCCCGAGCACGCATCGGTAATAGTGCTAATAGAAAATCTGTGATACtgtgtgagggagagggagagggagagggagagggagagagggagagagagagagagagagagagagagagagagagagagagagaggagagagagagagagagagagaaggggagagagagagagagagagagacgcgtgTCCCTGCTTCCCTCTGTTGACTGTCAGGGGTATTGCAACATGCCCTAATTGTAAGGAACCTGATCAAGACAATAAAAAAATGCAGTTTGGCATTTACTGAGATGACTCACGTACTGAAGGAAGCTCTGCAGAGttgtcactagctggcacagccgcAAAGTCATACAATCCTagtttaaacctaaccctaaccacaaggTTTAAAatcatggtgcttgcaacgccagggttgagGGTTTGAATCCAACAGGGGACCAGCATGAAATAGtatgaaaaatgtatgcactcgctactgtaagtcgttctggataaaaacatctgctaaatgactaaacatgtaaatgtaaaccttaaccacactgctaaccgtaATGATCagttttgttttcatgaattggTCGATGTAGcccattttgactttgcagctggcccatcaaGCGTAAACCACCCAGTCCTCTACCCCCCAGGGCAAAACTCATGACAATAAGAGTCAACCTTGTTTTTGAATTTGACTttgaatatgtattttttttaacctttcagttactgtatTCGTATTCCATCAAGTGATTTGCATTTGGAAAAGGTGCAGACGGTGGGGACGTAGATTAATTAGACCATCTTACTTTATTTGTAATGTCTGGTGTGGACCATCTTGAACTAGACTGAGATTCTGTGGGTGACAGAGATCGAGGGAGTGAGGGAAAAGGAGTGTATAAGAATTAGTAATTGATAACATGAAGAAAACCTGACCAAGAAAGTACAGTACAATGTACCACCATCAGAAGGGACGATTGTCTCCAAGGCAATTAAATAACCATTAAGTCTATGCTGCTGTTTGCCGTAGTTATACCATAacggtacactcttagaaaaaggatTAAAAAAGTGTTCTTTGGCTCGTCCCCACAGGATAacccatttttggttccaggtagaaccattttgtgTTCCAGGTTGCacccctctgtggaaatggttctacacagaaccgaaaagggttctacgtggaatcaaaaaagggttcttcaaaggtgTTCTCCTattggggacagccgaagaaccctttttaggTTCTTAGATAGCACCCTTCCCCCCCCTAAGAGTGTAGATAGGTAGTTCAAGTACTTGATAGTCAAAGACATAGTCATAAACCCCATATCATACTAGCTacctgatgtctctctctgtgtcctgtcaCCATGGAGATCAGATTGGCTGTTTCCTCTTCTGTCCAATGGATCTCCTGGGCCACCGTAAATGCCCTGGAGTACATACACAGAAATCACGGAGGGAGTTTCCACTATTGCTAGATCTACAAAATGGAGTGCAAGTGCCCAATTCGGGACAAGGGTAGAAAATCAGGATGCaacctatgtctctctctatattcACCTCGTAGTTCGGATTCATCCACACATGCCCCTGGTCTCTTCCCTGATTGGTGTCTTGGAGCTCCTGGGGTAAAGGGGGGCGGGCCGGAGGCTCTGATTCCACCCCCTGACAAAATCATAAACATCATTAACCAATCAAAGCTCATTGTTTGCTATCATTACACCAACAGCGCCCTTATAAGAACATTGAATCATATGCCTTATCCAATATTCCTTTGGATATATTGACAGAGTGCAGAGACTCCACTCTGACTTGGTATCATTCCACAGCACTATAATAACCTACTAGGGCACTGGTATTGTGGTATGGTCGTCGTACTGTACCGTTGGCAGTTCACCCGGCATCCTCTCTGTTGGAGATCCAGGGGTCCCCGGGTGTGAGGATGACTTCTGGAATACTGCTGTGGGAactgagaaaacacacacacacaaggtgaaGAGAATAAGTTGATACAAGAGCCATACTGTACACTGTATCTCTACATACCTGCATCTGATTGCTCCCTCTTCCAATGTGTACATACCCTGTTTGTTCCTAAGCATGAGCAATATGAGGAAATGTTCAGACAAAGTAGGAGTGTTTCTGACCGTTACCTGTGTGCCTCTGGAAGCCCAGCAGGACCCGGAAGTTATCCCTGTTGACCCTGAGTCCAGAGAGGATGTCGTCCATCATCCACagctctctctgggcctgggactGCTCCTGAGGAGGGGTGAGATGAACTTTGTTTTTTTTCTACAAAATTTAACATGACCCATGGCCCTTCTAACCAGTTCTTTTTAGAACAACATAAATAAACAAAATGGCCACATTCATCAAGCTGGGTAAGATATAATTATTAAACATGTTTATAATAATTAAGGTTtattcctaggttctggcctttctagggagtttttcctagccactgtgcttctacacctgcattgcttgtctTTGAGTTGAATTGATCATGCAACATTGAACACGGTGAGCTTGCCCCTATATCTATTTTTGTGTCCCCAAGTTAGCCGTGGCTTTTGAAACAAAACAAAGCCGTGGATGGCCCCATAGACTTCTTTCCTGGCCCCATAGATTTCTCTCCTGGCCCCATAGACTTCTTTCCTGGCCCCATAGACTTCTCTCCTGGCCCCATAGACTTCTTTCCTGGCCCCATAGACTTCTTTCCTGGCCCCATAGACTTCTTTCC contains:
- the si:ch211-234p6.5 gene encoding pleckstrin homology domain-containing family A member 4 isoform X2, encoding MEVETASRQTRLVRMEDQDRMSHASSVVTISSFPVRSKDGDDRVQTFGKRCRAAKRDPNCPVVIRGWLNKKDSSGLKLWKRRWFVLSNYCLFYYKDSREESVLGSIPLPSYNILFCTPRECKNRKNTFKVVHQGMRSYFFSADTQEDMLGWVRALSQSACMEADGSINRRCSSYQDFTQIGGSSESVDLPHSPSLSGPRNAAHTNTSQRNPSQVARGRMGAPHSEPRGRRSVRRSPSPRTPSPTEFSSRRRDRTDEDSLPFHSGPNTPPKPTEFMGTGSLTPRGQLGSRPHTPVGRVDIRPQEDPPMSPQTLCYTPASPKMEFKSAPHTPGTDRWHTINRPTPVYSSLHHTPSGRRAFGKSYSTGGETDLLPPLPPSSRVPHAPHPPHHHHHHHHHHRSHMSVCLLPPPMSSKSEMFKEKETPPPVRPLESETDAVLTRLCGCDKLLQSLSLELAHLQVDKDSVQCALEMTRLQLDEWRNQGLRGQEGALTQKALLQEELVTIRARMCDVSLEMDRVWSQYERMESELSVFRSHLQHVCNFGMPQEQSQAQRELWMMDDILSGLRVNRDNFRVLLGFQRHTVPTAVFQKSSSHPGTPGSPTERMPGELPTGVESEPPARPPLPQELQDTNQGRDQGHVWMNPNYEGIYGGPGDPLDRRGNSQSDLHGDRTQRETSESQSSSRWSTPDITNKGRMSEEEQIERMRRHQERVASRRKPPMSGPTSQTQYQSSEPKEEVEGHATLLTSAPDPDLTPEQREAKLRRVERIRERVIRSAVRESAVVPGHPLTRMERQELHNTPSTQKTYDKARKSREMPVSGPCEDVCGGWCHGDGRALRSNRTVEPPTPGEKTLYEDEGKGHIKGHEGHIGNKTLHKGHGDRKGIMKCKKEKAPSTSSNKISSMTVYQTDGGLQFKRCEDKEQEEDQKELLSYHVESSSLSTNLKAEWFLSTNQWREFIPLRDHGIETLCQKETLNVDNDPTAHDVGTDSNGDMFSVSESLEKMLENHSLFYKITSDINLSDTDITMTDGQSVSNQGEEIEGATNDISTADEVTYRVVRPTDQQIEGCHHSESSTSHGIATDDSGDITTTNEPQDLTSKDRNAPLSANQTLCVSSKPGHDLCIYEEISDNDALPKATEEPSQESQGKIMQSQEWRRPNPESWNHPESEQVPFMHMCGRAETGQENCGTVDMKVEQEGTGELKVANSSVSGERNHAVQNRRSPSKTNSLGLYEEERADRSASFGRGRVTVLRTSL